From the genome of Salmonella enterica subsp. houtenae serovar Houten:
AAATAATCGCGGAATGCCAGGCCGGTGCGCTTAATCCAGAAGGGGGCGCGAGCTGCCACAGTCCGGCGGCGATCACCAGAATAAGAATGAATGGGAGCCATTTGACGCCCTGAGATTTTTTTTCCGCCACAATCACACATCCATAAATATTTTATATGCATTAAGTAAATTAATAATTAATATGAATAAATATTCATAAAATCAGAATAATGCTGCGCTTGTGTGCGGGGGAAATATACTGTTAAATGCGCGCTAATTGTTTCTTAATATTTCGGAATGCAAAAAAGCCCGACGAAATCGTCGGGCATGACGCGCGATAAATCTGGCTTAACCGCCGAACTGATCCGGATCGGGACCGAGGCGTTTTCCTTGATCCAGTTTTGCGATCTCGCCTAATTCATCTTTATCGAGACGGAAATCCCAGACAGCAAAGTTTTCCGCGATACGGGAAGGGGTGACGGATTTCGGGATGACGACCAGCCCGCAGTCCAGATGCCAGCGAATAACAATCTGAGCGGGCGTTTTGCCGTATTTATCCGCCAGCTCGCGAATCACTTTCTGATCGAATACGCCTTCGCCGCCCTGCGCCAGCGGGCTCCAGGATTCGGTCTGGATTTTATGCGTCGCATTCCACGCATGTAGCTGGCGCTGTTGCATCAAGGGGTGTAGCTCGATCTGGTTGATGACCGGGGTAACGCCGGTTTCATCGATCAGACGCTGGAGGTGATGGATCTGAAAATTACAGACCCCGATACTCTTTACCAGCCCCTCCTTTTGCAGCGCGATCATGCCCTTCCAGGCTTCGACATAGTGATCGATAGCCGGTACGGGCCAGTGCATCAGATAGAGATCGAGATAATCAAGCTGCAGTTTTTTCAGACTCTCCTGCAGGGCTTCGCGGGGACGTTTTTGATCGTCATTCCACAACTTGGTGGTGATAAACAGCTCTTCCCGCGCCACATTCGCTTCTTTTAGCGCTTTACCGACGCCCTCTTCATTCTGATATGCTGTGGCGGTATCAATCGATCGATAGCCCACCTCCAGCGCTTTATGAATTGCCGCGATCACCTCTTCATTGCTTGCTTTCCAGACTCCCAGCCCAAGTTGTGGCATTACGTTGCCATCCTGTAGCCTGATAATGGTTGGATTAGCCATGATGTGTTCCTCTTTTAATTGGCTCGCCGGAGTCGGGTCCGGCGAGACTAAGTGACTTAAGTCTGGACGAAATGGCCAAAAACGAAAGTCAGAGGCGAAAAAACCTTAGCGCGCCGCTTCGTAAATCCGACGGCTGACATCCAACGTAATATCCTGATTTTCACCTAAATTTGTGCAACCATGCGCCTCAAGTTTGGCCAGGAGCGCCGGAATAGCGCTACCATCCAGACCGTAATCGGACAGGCGGGTAGGCACGCCCATCTGTTCGAAGAAATGGCGGGTGGCGGCAATGGCGGCATCAATACGCTCGTCGTCGGAACCGTCGGTGATATTCCATACACGTTCAGCGTATTGCAGGAGTTTTGCGCGTTTAACGTCGCGTTTTTCGTTCCATAGCGCAGGCAGAATGATAGCCAGCGTCTGGGCATGATCGAGACCGTGCATCGCCGTAAGCTCATGACCCAACATATGCGTCGCCCAGTCCTGCGGAACGCCAGCGCCAATCAGGCCATTCAACGCCTGAGTAGCGGCCCACATCACGTTAGCGCGGACGTCATAGTTTTCAGGCTCTTGCAGCGCTTTGGGACCTTCTTCAATCAGTGTGAGTAAAATGCCTTCGGCGAAACGATCCTGAATTTTGCCGTTAACCGGGTAAGTGACGTACTGCTCAACGGTATGGACGAAAGCATCCACGACGCCGTTCGCAACCTGGCGCGGCGGCAATGTATAAGTGTAGACCGGGTCCAGTACGGCAAATACCGGTTGCACGAACGAGGAGTGGAAGGCCTGTTTGTCGCCAGTGGTTTTACGGGAAATGACTGCGCCGGCATTCGATTCTGAGCCGGT
Proteins encoded in this window:
- the dkgA gene encoding 2,5-diketo-D-gluconic acid reductase A; translation: MANPTIIRLQDGNVMPQLGLGVWKASNEEVIAAIHKALEVGYRSIDTATAYQNEEGVGKALKEANVAREELFITTKLWNDDQKRPREALQESLKKLQLDYLDLYLMHWPVPAIDHYVEAWKGMIALQKEGLVKSIGVCNFQIHHLQRLIDETGVTPVINQIELHPLMQQRQLHAWNATHKIQTESWSPLAQGGEGVFDQKVIRELADKYGKTPAQIVIRWHLDCGLVVIPKSVTPSRIAENFAVWDFRLDKDELGEIAKLDQGKRLGPDPDQFGG
- the yqhD gene encoding alcohol dehydrogenase, whose product is MNNFKLHTPTRILFGKGAIVDLRDQIPQDARVLITYGGGSVKKTGVLAQVQEALKGLNVREFDGIEPNPSYETLMKAVQLVRDENITFLLAVGGGSVLDGTKFIAAAAQYTDGVDPWHILETGGTEIRSAIPMGSVLTLPATGSESNAGAVISRKTTGDKQAFHSSFVQPVFAVLDPVYTYTLPPRQVANGVVDAFVHTVEQYVTYPVNGKIQDRFAEGILLTLIEEGPKALQEPENYDVRANVMWAATQALNGLIGAGVPQDWATHMLGHELTAMHGLDHAQTLAIILPALWNEKRDVKRAKLLQYAERVWNITDGSDDERIDAAIAATRHFFEQMGVPTRLSDYGLDGSAIPALLAKLEAHGCTNLGENQDITLDVSRRIYEAAR